In the genome of Croceimicrobium hydrocarbonivorans, one region contains:
- a CDS encoding CHAP domain-containing protein, translated as MKKKHLLYAILIIVVPLGLFGFWMKTGQPNLNDHEIGDEIDRLNGVAVYYNGAVSHVDGRNLTADGYNLGLKWQCVEFVKRYYYEHLNHKMPDSYGHAKSFYSAQIGDGQKNAQRNLIQYRNPSQWKPAVNDLLVYDGTLWNPYGHVAIVSAVFEDEIEIIQQNPGPTALSRLRIGLSQMENKYHLEGSTILGWLRKKAP; from the coding sequence ATGAAGAAGAAACATCTGCTTTACGCCATCCTCATCATTGTGGTACCCTTAGGCCTTTTTGGCTTCTGGATGAAAACTGGTCAACCTAATTTGAATGATCATGAGATTGGTGATGAAATTGATCGTCTCAATGGGGTTGCAGTTTATTATAATGGTGCGGTAAGTCATGTAGATGGTCGCAACCTGACTGCCGATGGATACAACCTGGGTTTAAAATGGCAATGCGTGGAGTTCGTAAAGCGCTATTATTATGAGCATTTAAATCATAAGATGCCCGACTCCTATGGTCATGCGAAAAGCTTTTACAGTGCACAAATTGGCGATGGTCAAAAAAATGCTCAACGCAATCTCATTCAATACCGCAATCCCAGTCAATGGAAACCAGCCGTAAATGATTTATTGGTCTATGATGGCACCCTATGGAATCCTTATGGCCATGTAGCCATCGTTTCGGCGGTATTTGAGGATGAAATTGAAATCATTCAACAAAATCCCGGACCCACGGCTCTCTCTCGACTGCGCATCGGCCTAAGCCAGATGGAGAATAAATATCATTTAGAAGGCAGCACAATTCTGGGATGGCTTCGAAAAAAGGCTCCATAA
- the bla gene encoding subclass B1 metallo-beta-lactamase: MRLVLHFLIFYLLMACSTRPEPETVYQSKSLQILKLQSGLYQHISYIQIPDYGPFPCNGAILLDQGEALVFDSPVDDFVALELIQWIESQELQIKGIVINHFHEDCLGGLQAFHQHKIPSYAHQKTIELAAADRIPLPQNGFVDSLIISVGQYHSINRFVGPGHTQDNIVSYFPEHKTLFGGCLIKSLGAKKGNLANADTLQWARSVELIKEQIPEVEFVIPGHGPAGNSELLDYTIKLFTAPQT, encoded by the coding sequence ATGCGCCTAGTCCTCCACTTCCTGATTTTTTACCTTCTTATGGCTTGCTCTACGAGGCCGGAGCCAGAGACGGTCTATCAATCAAAGTCTCTGCAAATTTTAAAGCTGCAGAGTGGCCTTTATCAGCATATCAGCTATATCCAAATCCCGGATTATGGCCCCTTTCCTTGCAATGGTGCCATCTTGCTAGATCAGGGTGAGGCGCTGGTTTTCGATAGCCCGGTGGATGACTTCGTAGCTCTGGAGCTCATTCAATGGATTGAAAGCCAAGAGCTGCAGATCAAAGGCATTGTAATCAATCATTTTCATGAGGATTGTCTGGGTGGACTCCAGGCCTTTCATCAACATAAGATTCCTTCTTATGCCCATCAAAAAACCATAGAACTTGCTGCGGCCGATAGGATACCGCTACCCCAAAATGGCTTTGTAGATAGCCTGATTATCAGCGTAGGTCAATATCATTCCATTAATCGCTTTGTAGGGCCTGGACATACTCAGGACAATATCGTTTCCTATTTTCCGGAGCATAAAACTCTATTTGGTGGTTGCTTAATCAAAAGCCTGGGTGCCAAAAAAGGAAACCTAGCTAATGCCGATACTTTGCAATGGGCCAGGAGCGTTGAACTAATCAAAGAGCAAATTCCGGAAGTTGAATTTGTAATTCCAGGACATGGCCCGGCGGGCAACTCGGAACTGCTGGATTATACCATTAAACTATTCACTGCCCCCCAAACCTAA
- a CDS encoding UbiA prenyltransferase family protein: MSFPTPWSTEAYLYALFLLLATSSAYSYMRWVKIAQQNTGGQPSNVAGFKQPLAALIYSLFMGLASLYVLRWFYSWDLLIALAPAVVVAVLYPLAFPHPNRHFTSLRTIPMLKLLLISGTWAWLSFALPILHMDQIWTFYFYLELLFRTFLVAGLTIPFDIRDMDYDLSQMKTIPQLMGVEASLQLANFFLLLYQLWTIAAYFIWDLSLAQAVAWLVGLEIGAYLIRKVRHNRSEIYIGFWVEAIPIIVFILLLLAQWAWGIY; encoded by the coding sequence ATGAGTTTTCCTACCCCTTGGAGCACGGAGGCTTATCTCTATGCGCTCTTCTTATTGTTAGCAACTTCTTCGGCTTACAGCTATATGCGCTGGGTGAAAATTGCCCAGCAAAATACCGGTGGGCAGCCCTCTAATGTGGCGGGATTTAAGCAGCCACTCGCGGCCTTAATTTATAGCCTGTTCATGGGCCTTGCCTCGCTCTATGTTTTACGCTGGTTTTACAGCTGGGATTTATTAATTGCTTTGGCGCCAGCCGTAGTGGTAGCCGTACTTTATCCCTTAGCCTTTCCGCATCCCAATCGGCATTTTACCTCCCTGCGCACTATTCCCATGTTAAAGCTGCTGCTGATATCCGGTACCTGGGCCTGGCTGAGTTTTGCTTTGCCAATCTTGCATATGGATCAGATTTGGACTTTCTATTTTTACCTTGAACTACTTTTTCGCACCTTCTTAGTTGCCGGTCTTACCATTCCCTTCGATATTCGGGATATGGACTACGATCTGTCTCAGATGAAAACCATTCCGCAATTAATGGGGGTAGAGGCCTCCTTGCAATTGGCAAATTTCTTCTTGCTTTTGTATCAACTATGGACCATCGCCGCCTACTTTATTTGGGACCTTTCTCTGGCGCAGGCAGTGGCTTGGTTAGTAGGTCTAGAGATTGGTGCTTATCTCATTCGAAAAGTTCGGCATAATCGCTCCGAAATCTACATTGGATTTTGGGTGGAAGCCATTCCGATAATCGTTTTCATTTTACTGCTCTTAGCCCAATGGGCTTGGGGCATTTATTAA
- a CDS encoding glycine--tRNA ligase, which produces MNQDDLFKKVIAHAKEYGFIFPSSEIYDGLSAVYDYGQNGVELKKNLREYWWKAMVQMHENIVGLDAAIFMHPTTWKASGHVDAFNDPLIDNKDSKKRYRADVLIEDYAEKQRQKAEKEIEKAKKRFGEDFDEALYRETNPRVKKYLDEANDTVKRMAASLDAGDLADVKSLIEEKGIVCPISGSKNWTEVRQFNLMFGTQMGSVAEGASTLYLRPETAQGIFVNFLNVQKTGRMKIPFGIAQTGKAFRNEIVARQFIFRMREFEQMEMQYFVRPGEEMKWYKYWKEERMKWHRALGMDDSYYRFHDHEKLAHYANAAADIEFNFPFGFKELEGIHSRTDFDLKAHEEHSGKKLQFFDPELGQNYVPYVVETSIGLDRLFLAVLSYAYREESLEDGSSRTVLRIPAPLAPVKAAILPLIKRDGLPEISREILDELRYDFNIQYDEKDAIGKRYRRHDAIGTPYCITVDHETKEDKCVTLRDRDSMTQERVPIQNLKAKLSESLSLSSLLKK; this is translated from the coding sequence ATGAATCAGGACGATCTTTTTAAAAAGGTAATCGCCCATGCGAAAGAATACGGATTTATCTTTCCATCGAGCGAAATTTATGATGGCTTATCAGCTGTTTACGACTATGGTCAGAATGGCGTTGAACTGAAGAAAAATCTGCGCGAATATTGGTGGAAAGCCATGGTACAGATGCACGAAAATATTGTTGGCTTGGATGCCGCAATTTTCATGCACCCCACCACCTGGAAAGCCAGTGGCCACGTAGATGCCTTTAATGATCCCTTGATCGATAATAAAGACAGTAAAAAACGCTATCGCGCGGATGTTCTCATTGAGGACTATGCCGAAAAACAACGTCAGAAAGCAGAAAAAGAAATCGAAAAGGCCAAGAAGCGTTTTGGTGAAGATTTCGATGAAGCGCTTTATCGCGAAACCAATCCGCGGGTAAAGAAATACCTCGACGAAGCGAATGATACCGTTAAGCGCATGGCAGCCAGCCTCGATGCCGGAGATTTAGCCGATGTTAAATCCTTGATCGAGGAGAAAGGAATTGTTTGCCCCATTAGTGGTTCTAAAAATTGGACCGAAGTACGTCAGTTTAACTTGATGTTTGGTACGCAAATGGGATCAGTGGCTGAAGGGGCTTCAACCCTTTATCTGCGTCCAGAAACCGCCCAAGGAATCTTCGTAAACTTCCTGAATGTACAGAAGACCGGTCGGATGAAAATTCCATTTGGAATTGCCCAAACCGGAAAGGCCTTCCGTAATGAGATTGTAGCCCGTCAATTCATCTTCCGGATGCGCGAATTCGAGCAAATGGAAATGCAATATTTCGTTCGTCCCGGCGAGGAAATGAAATGGTACAAATACTGGAAAGAAGAGCGCATGAAATGGCACCGTGCCCTGGGTATGGATGATAGCTATTACCGTTTCCACGATCATGAAAAGCTCGCTCACTACGCTAATGCGGCCGCGGATATTGAATTCAATTTCCCCTTCGGATTTAAGGAATTGGAAGGTATTCACTCCCGCACCGACTTCGACCTAAAAGCCCATGAAGAGCACAGTGGCAAGAAGCTGCAATTCTTCGATCCCGAGTTAGGTCAAAATTATGTGCCTTATGTAGTTGAAACCTCCATTGGTTTGGATCGCTTATTCCTGGCGGTATTATCCTATGCTTACCGCGAAGAAAGCCTAGAGGATGGCAGTAGCAGAACCGTATTGCGCATTCCGGCTCCTCTAGCCCCAGTTAAGGCGGCCATCTTGCCTCTGATTAAGAGAGACGGCCTTCCAGAGATTTCACGCGAAATTCTGGATGAACTACGCTACGACTTTAATATTCAGTACGATGAGAAGGATGCCATTGGCAAACGTTACCGTCGCCATGATGCCATTGGAACCCCTTATTGTATCACCGTAGATCATGAAACAAAAGAAGATAAATGTGTGACCTTACGGGATAGAGATAGTATGACTCAAGAAAGAGTACCTATTCAAAATTTAAAAGCAAAACTTTCCGAAAGCCTGAGCTTGAGCAGTTTACTAAAAAAATAA
- the kynU gene encoding kynureninase — protein MTIPNTMEGARQADAADPLASYREQFLFPQNDAEKVLYFTGNSLGLQARRARTILMEELDDWARWGVDGHLEAERPWLAYHENFSAALARIVGAKESEVVAMNGLTTNLHLMMVSFYRPQGKRTKILCEGKAFPSDQYALHSQLRFHGLDPAEHLIEIMPDPETELIEEDRIIEAIDAHRDELALVMIGGVNYYTGQWFDMERITDAGKRAGAMVGWDLAHAAGNVPLELHKWNVDFAAWCGYKYLNSGPGGVSGVFVHEKHHGKADIPRFEGWWGHNKEDRFQMPDRFVPISTAEAWQLSNAPVMAMAPLLASLELYEEVGMTALREKSLKLTAYLQAVIEDASRESGQNIRIITPKDAKRRGCQISISVPGKGKAAFKKLSEAGVIADWREPDVIRLAPVPLYNSFEDVYRFGQLLKEHLRD, from the coding sequence ATGACAATCCCCAATACTATGGAAGGCGCACGGCAGGCCGATGCAGCGGATCCTTTAGCCTCCTATCGCGAGCAGTTTTTATTCCCGCAAAATGATGCGGAAAAGGTTTTATACTTTACGGGTAACTCTCTGGGTTTACAGGCACGTAGAGCCCGCACCATTTTAATGGAAGAACTGGATGACTGGGCACGTTGGGGTGTAGATGGTCACCTGGAAGCGGAACGTCCCTGGTTAGCTTATCACGAAAATTTTAGTGCTGCTTTAGCGCGAATTGTGGGTGCCAAAGAAAGTGAAGTGGTGGCCATGAACGGCCTTACTACTAACCTGCATTTGATGATGGTGAGCTTTTATCGCCCGCAAGGTAAACGCACCAAGATTTTATGCGAGGGCAAGGCTTTTCCGAGTGATCAATATGCCTTACATAGCCAATTGCGTTTCCATGGATTAGATCCAGCGGAGCATCTAATTGAAATTATGCCCGATCCGGAAACGGAGCTGATTGAAGAAGATCGCATTATAGAGGCCATTGATGCCCATCGCGATGAATTGGCTTTGGTGATGATTGGTGGGGTTAATTATTATACTGGCCAGTGGTTCGATATGGAGCGCATTACCGATGCTGGTAAGCGTGCCGGAGCCATGGTGGGCTGGGACTTAGCGCATGCAGCTGGGAATGTGCCACTCGAACTGCATAAGTGGAATGTAGACTTTGCCGCTTGGTGTGGTTATAAATATTTAAACTCTGGTCCTGGAGGTGTTTCGGGTGTTTTTGTGCATGAGAAGCATCATGGGAAAGCCGATATTCCTCGATTTGAGGGCTGGTGGGGTCATAATAAGGAAGATCGTTTTCAGATGCCGGATCGTTTTGTGCCTATTTCCACCGCTGAGGCCTGGCAATTAAGCAATGCCCCGGTAATGGCAATGGCTCCTTTATTGGCTTCCTTAGAACTTTATGAGGAGGTGGGTATGACAGCCCTCCGTGAAAAGAGCTTGAAACTTACGGCTTACCTACAAGCCGTTATTGAAGACGCATCCCGCGAAAGCGGCCAAAACATACGCATTATTACTCCCAAGGATGCCAAGCGTAGAGGATGTCAGATTTCTATTTCGGTACCCGGAAAAGGAAAAGCAGCCTTTAAGAAATTGAGCGAAGCTGGCGTAATTGCCGACTGGCGCGAGCCTGATGTAATTCGATTGGCGCCGGTGCCCCTGTATAACTCCTTTGAGGATGTGTATCGCTTTGGCCAATTGTTGAAAGAACATTTAAGAGACTAA
- a CDS encoding FAD-dependent oxidoreductase, producing MQEKNISIAGAGLVGSLLSLYLAKRGHKVEIFERRPDARKNLLDGGRSINLALSDRGLQALAKVGLEEKVLKEMAIPMYGRVMHSREGKLTYQPYGKEGQAINSVSRAGLNMLMMDEAEKRGVKIHFSQACADVDLENASAVYRNREGEERKVESDLLFGADGAFSAVRSIMQKTDRFSYSQEYIEHGYKELEIPAGPNGEFLLEKNALHIWPRGSYMLIALPNPDASFTCTLFFPMDGEVSFASLDTVDKARSFFEKEFADALDMMPNFDRDWQENPDSSLVIIRCFPWTRNAKVALIGDASHAIVPFYGQGMNAGFEDCFVLDRLMDEYGDDWEGLLKAYEVERKPDADAIADLAMRNFVEMRDLTGDPEFLLRKKIEVRFSEKYPEKWSPLYSLVTFSPEVRYSDAIALGKRQDELMAEIMSMPNIHENWDSPEVEERMLALAEKL from the coding sequence ATGCAAGAGAAGAATATTAGCATTGCCGGTGCCGGCTTAGTTGGTTCTTTATTGAGCCTCTATTTAGCAAAGCGCGGTCATAAGGTGGAGATTTTTGAACGTCGCCCGGATGCGCGAAAGAATCTGCTGGATGGTGGTCGCTCCATTAACCTGGCTTTGAGTGATCGCGGTTTGCAAGCCTTGGCCAAGGTGGGTCTGGAAGAAAAGGTGCTTAAAGAAATGGCCATTCCTATGTATGGTCGCGTGATGCACAGCCGAGAAGGAAAATTGACCTATCAACCTTATGGTAAGGAAGGGCAGGCCATTAATTCCGTTTCACGAGCCGGCCTCAATATGCTGATGATGGATGAGGCGGAAAAGCGTGGAGTGAAGATTCATTTTTCTCAGGCTTGCGCCGATGTGGATTTGGAGAATGCCAGTGCGGTTTACCGCAATCGTGAAGGCGAAGAGCGCAAGGTGGAGAGTGATTTACTCTTTGGTGCGGATGGTGCCTTTAGCGCTGTGCGTAGTATCATGCAAAAAACCGATCGCTTCAGTTATTCGCAGGAATACATTGAGCATGGTTACAAAGAATTAGAGATTCCGGCCGGACCTAATGGTGAGTTCTTATTAGAGAAGAATGCTCTGCACATCTGGCCACGAGGTAGTTATATGTTGATAGCCTTGCCTAATCCGGATGCTAGCTTTACCTGTACTTTATTCTTTCCTATGGATGGTGAGGTTTCCTTTGCTAGTTTGGATACGGTTGACAAAGCTCGTTCATTCTTTGAAAAGGAATTTGCCGATGCCTTGGATATGATGCCCAATTTTGATCGCGATTGGCAGGAAAACCCGGATTCATCTTTGGTGATTATTCGCTGTTTCCCCTGGACTCGCAATGCGAAAGTCGCTTTGATTGGAGATGCCAGTCATGCCATTGTACCTTTCTACGGACAGGGAATGAATGCCGGTTTTGAAGATTGCTTTGTTTTAGATCGCTTGATGGACGAATACGGCGATGATTGGGAAGGGCTTTTAAAGGCTTATGAAGTAGAGCGTAAACCGGATGCTGATGCGATTGCTGATTTGGCGATGCGCAATTTTGTAGAGATGCGTGATTTAACCGGAGATCCTGAGTTTTTACTGCGCAAGAAAATTGAAGTGCGCTTTTCGGAGAAATATCCGGAGAAGTGGAGTCCACTTTACAGCCTGGTAACTTTCTCACCCGAGGTTCGCTATTCGGATGCAATAGCTCTGGGTAAGCGTCAGGATGAGTTAATGGCCGAAATTATGAGCATGCCCAATATTCATGAAAATTGGGATAGTCCAGAAGTGGAAGAACGAATGTTAGCTTTAGCCGAAAAGCTTTAA
- the gcvP gene encoding aminomethyl-transferring glycine dehydrogenase produces MNTDTFAYRHIGPREEDLLEMLKVVGVKNLEELISQTIPDDIRLEEDLNLSTAMTENEFLNHIRDLARKNKVFKSYIGLGYHPTILPGVIQRNILENPGWYTAYTPYQAEIAQGRLEALLNYQTMISDLTGLPIANASLLDEATAAAEAMSMFYGARSRDKKKAGASKFFVSIHCLHQNIELIKTRSEPLGIELVIGDHREVNLSEDYFGALLQYPAADGEIFEYDAFMADAEKFDVQVAVAADIMSLVLLSPPGEWGAKAVVGTTQRFGIPLGFGGPHAAYFSTTEDYKRFIPGRIIGQTVDRDGNKALRMALQTREQHIKRDKATSNICTAQVLLAVMAGAYGAYHGPIGLKHIAQKIHFHTVSLSEGLNRLGYTQVNQNFYDTLRIELGQVDKEEIRSRAIAKEINLRYISAHEVGISINETTNMEAIEELLEIFAEAKEASAPKIKLLEVSVIPESLKRTSSFMEQSVFNRYHSETEMMRYLKALERKDLSLNHSMISLGSCTMKLNAATEMLPLSWPLWANIHPFAPTNQTLGYRELIANLERDLAEITGFHAMSMQPNSGAQGEYAGLMVIRAYHQSRGDSQRDIALIPSSAHGTNPASAVMAGMKVVVVKSDEAGKIDVEDLRAKAEKYSANLAALMITYPSTHGVFEERVREITQIIHDNGGQVYMDGANMNAQVGLTSPGAIGADVCHLNLHKTFAIPHGGGGPGMGPIGVAEHLASFLPGHPLVKTGGKNPISPVSAAPYGSGLILLISYGYIKMLGMRGLKASTQYAILNANYLKERLHGAYEVLYSNENNRVAHEMIIDCRPFKKESGIEVTDIAKRLMDYGYHAPTVSFPVAGTVMIEPTESESMQELDRFIEAMLSIRREMAEIHNGNFDTENNPLKNSPHTMQQLTSDQWDFPYDRKTAAFPLDYLYQNKFWPSVRRVDDAYGDRNLICTCEPIESYMEEEA; encoded by the coding sequence ATGAATACGGACACTTTTGCCTATCGCCACATAGGACCACGTGAGGAGGATCTGTTAGAAATGCTGAAAGTGGTAGGGGTAAAAAACCTGGAGGAATTAATTTCTCAAACCATTCCCGATGACATTCGCCTGGAAGAAGATTTGAATCTGAGTACAGCGATGACCGAAAATGAATTCCTGAATCACATCCGTGATTTAGCGAGAAAAAATAAGGTCTTTAAGTCTTATATCGGTTTGGGATACCACCCAACAATTTTGCCGGGTGTTATTCAACGCAATATTTTGGAAAACCCAGGTTGGTATACCGCTTACACTCCCTATCAGGCTGAAATCGCTCAGGGACGTTTGGAGGCTTTGTTGAATTACCAGACCATGATAAGCGACCTAACCGGATTGCCTATTGCGAATGCCAGTCTTTTAGATGAAGCCACTGCCGCCGCCGAGGCGATGTCGATGTTCTACGGAGCACGCAGCCGCGACAAAAAGAAAGCCGGTGCTTCTAAATTCTTTGTATCTATTCACTGTTTGCACCAAAACATAGAACTCATCAAAACCCGTTCAGAACCTTTAGGTATTGAATTGGTAATTGGTGATCACCGTGAAGTTAATCTGAGCGAGGATTATTTTGGTGCCTTATTACAGTATCCAGCTGCCGATGGAGAAATTTTCGAGTACGATGCCTTTATGGCGGATGCTGAAAAATTCGACGTACAAGTAGCGGTTGCTGCTGATATTATGTCTTTGGTATTATTGAGCCCTCCCGGAGAGTGGGGTGCTAAAGCAGTAGTGGGAACTACCCAACGCTTTGGTATTCCTTTAGGATTCGGTGGCCCCCATGCGGCCTACTTCTCTACTACCGAAGATTATAAGCGCTTTATCCCCGGTCGTATTATCGGTCAAACCGTAGACCGCGATGGCAATAAAGCCTTGCGTATGGCCTTGCAAACCCGCGAACAACATATTAAACGCGACAAGGCAACTTCCAATATTTGTACCGCTCAAGTACTTTTAGCCGTGATGGCAGGTGCCTATGGTGCTTATCATGGTCCTATTGGATTAAAGCATATTGCACAAAAAATTCACTTCCATACAGTAAGCCTTAGCGAAGGTTTAAATCGCTTGGGCTATACCCAGGTTAACCAAAACTTCTACGATACTCTGCGTATTGAATTAGGTCAGGTTGATAAGGAAGAAATTCGTAGCCGCGCCATTGCCAAGGAGATCAACCTTCGTTATATCTCCGCCCATGAGGTAGGTATCAGCATTAATGAAACCACCAATATGGAGGCCATCGAAGAACTACTCGAAATCTTCGCTGAGGCTAAGGAGGCCAGTGCCCCAAAAATTAAATTGCTGGAGGTAAGCGTAATCCCAGAATCACTCAAGCGTACCAGCAGCTTTATGGAGCAGTCGGTATTCAATCGCTATCACAGTGAAACCGAAATGATGCGCTATTTAAAGGCTTTGGAGCGCAAGGACCTTTCTTTAAATCACAGCATGATTTCTTTAGGTAGCTGCACCATGAAGCTGAATGCCGCTACTGAAATGTTGCCACTAAGCTGGCCATTATGGGCAAACATTCACCCCTTTGCACCTACCAATCAAACTTTAGGTTACCGCGAATTAATCGCCAACCTGGAGCGTGACCTGGCTGAAATCACCGGATTCCACGCCATGAGCATGCAGCCAAATAGCGGCGCTCAGGGCGAATATGCAGGCTTGATGGTGATTCGTGCCTATCATCAATCTCGTGGCGACAGTCAGCGTGATATTGCTTTGATTCCAAGTTCTGCCCACGGCACCAACCCCGCATCTGCGGTTATGGCCGGCATGAAGGTAGTAGTGGTGAAATCAGATGAGGCCGGTAAAATTGATGTAGAAGATTTACGCGCTAAAGCTGAAAAGTACAGCGCAAATCTGGCCGCTTTAATGATTACCTACCCTTCTACTCACGGAGTATTTGAAGAGCGGGTACGTGAGATTACCCAGATCATTCACGATAATGGTGGTCAGGTGTATATGGATGGAGCCAATATGAATGCTCAGGTAGGGCTAACCAGCCCTGGAGCTATTGGCGCCGACGTTTGCCACTTAAATTTACACAAGACCTTTGCCATCCCTCACGGTGGCGGTGGTCCAGGCATGGGACCTATCGGGGTTGCAGAGCATTTGGCTTCTTTCTTACCCGGACACCCTTTGGTAAAAACCGGTGGTAAGAATCCTATTTCACCCGTATCAGCCGCACCTTATGGCAGTGGATTGATCTTATTAATCAGCTATGGCTATATCAAGATGTTAGGCATGCGCGGCTTAAAGGCCAGTACCCAATACGCCATCTTGAATGCCAATTACTTGAAAGAAAGATTGCACGGTGCCTATGAGGTATTGTACTCGAATGAGAACAACCGCGTAGCTCATGAGATGATTATCGATTGTCGTCCTTTCAAAAAGGAAAGTGGCATTGAGGTTACCGATATCGCCAAGCGATTAATGGACTACGGCTATCACGCCCCAACTGTAAGCTTCCCTGTAGCCGGCACAGTTATGATCGAGCCTACCGAAAGTGAAAGCATGCAAGAATTGGATCGTTTCATTGAGGCGATGCTTAGCATTCGACGTGAAATGGCGGAGATTCACAATGGAAACTTCGATACCGAAAACAATCCATTAAAAAACTCCCCTCACACCATGCAGCAATTAACCAGCGATCAGTGGGATTTCCCTTATGATCGCAAAACCGCTGCTTTCCCATTGGATTACTTGTATCAAAATAAGTTTTGGCCCAGTGTTCGTCGTGTAGATGATGCCTATGGCGATCGTAATTTGATTTGTACCTGTGAGCCTATCGAATCCTATATGGAAGAGGAAGCTTAA